Proteins co-encoded in one Malus sylvestris chromosome 7, drMalSylv7.2, whole genome shotgun sequence genomic window:
- the LOC126627997 gene encoding caffeoylshikimate esterase-like — translation MASDMDGVKYEEEYILNSRGMKLFTCRWLPNNTKPKALIFICHGYGMECSITMNSTAIRLAKARFAIYGIDYEGHGKSAGLQGYVKSFDDVVDDCTSHFTNICESKDNKGRMRYLMGESMGGAVALLVHRKKPDFWDGAVLVAPMCKIADELRPSPLVISALTKLCKFIPTWKIIPTNDIIDVAFKMPEIRKQVRENPYCYKGRPRLQTGYELLRVSSDLEQRLDEVTLPFIVLHGEDDKVTDKSVSKQLHEVAASHDKTLKMYPDMWHGLLYGETPENIEVVFSDIISWLDERSCFGNARLEGELKRENDDLPK, via the exons ATG GCCTCTGACATGGATGGTGTCAAATATGAAGAG GAGTACATCTTAAATTCTAGAGGCATGAAGCTTTTCACATGCAGATGGCTCCCGAATAACACCAAACCCAAAGCATTAATCTTTATCTGCCATGGATACGGCATGGAATGCAGCATCACCATGAACA GCACCGCAATCAGGCTAGCCAAAGCACGCTTTGCCATATATGGAATAGACTATGAAGGTCATGGAAAGTCAGCAGGCCTACAAGGTTACGTGAAGAGTTTTGATGATGTGGTGGATGACTGTACCAGCCACTTCACAAACATATGTG AGAGCAAAGACAACAAGGGAAGGATGAGGTATCTAATGGGGGAGTCAATGGGAGGAGCTGTGGCTCTGCTGGTGCACAGGAAAAAGCCAGACTTTTGGGATGGTGCGGTTTTGGTTGCGCCCATGTGTAAG ATTGCAGATGAGCTGAGGCCATCCCCATTAGTGATCAGTGCTTTGACAAAGCTCTGCAAGTTCATTCCGACCTGGAAAATAATCCCcacaaatgatattattgatGTTGCTTTCAAAATGCCTGAAATAAGAAAACAG GTTAGAGAAAACCCCTACTGCTACAAAGGCCGGCCTCGTCTCCAAACCGGCTACGAACTTTTGAGGGTCAGTTCGGACCTTGAACAGAGGCTCGACGAG GTCACCTTGCCGTTCATAGTTCTCCATGGTGAAGACGATAAGGTTACCGACAAATCCGTCAGCAAACAACTCCATGAGGTAGCCGCCTCCCATGACAAGACGTTGAAGATGTACCCGGATATGTGGCATGGACTGCTCTATGGAGAAACACCTGAAAACATTGAGGTTGTTTTTTCTGATATAATTAGTTGGTTGGATGAGAGAAGTTGCTTTGGAAATGCGAGGCTGGAGGGAGAATTAAAACGTGAAAACGACGATTTACCCAAGTAA
- the LOC126630831 gene encoding 60S ribosomal protein L35: MARIKVHELRHKTKADLLAQLKDLKAELALLRVAKVTGGAPNKLSKIKVVRLSIAQVLTVMSQKQKAALREVYRNKKLLPLDLRPKKTRAIRRRLTKHQSSLKTEREKKKEMYYPLRKYAIKA; encoded by the exons ATGG CGAGAATCAAGGTACATGAGCTGAGGCACAAGACAAAGGCTGACCTTTTGGCTCAGCTCAAGGATCTCAAGGCGGAGCTCGCCCTCCTCCGTGTCGCTAAGGTCACCGGCGGAGCGCCCaacaagctctccaagat CAAGGTTGTGAGGCTGTCGATCGCCCAGGTGTTGACGGTGATGTCACAGAAGCAGAAGGCTGCTCTCAGAGAAGTGTACAGGAACAAGAAGCTCTTGCCTCTTGATCTCCGTCCCAAGAAGACCAGGGCCATCCGCCGGAGGCTCACCAAGCACCAG TCTTCTTTGAAGACcgagagggagaagaagaaggagatgtACTACCCTTTGAGGAAGTATGCCATTAAGGCTTAG